GCCATATGCACATTTGATAACTGAGTCAGCAAATACATCGTAGTCATAATCCGTAGAAAAACGTTGCTGCAGCTTTGTTTCGTAAGATTCGAGCTGTTCTTTTTGATGTTGAATATCTGTTTCCTTCTCTGGATAGTCCGGACCATTTATCGCATTATTTATTTTTTTGAATAGCATCATATATTGCTTCAGTGTTTCATCCACAACCTAAACCTCCTTGTTTTCCTTTTGAGATGATGAAAACGGACATCATTGCTGATGCCCGCCAAAAGCTAAACTATTTGGGTTCTGTTCCCCAAATCAGTTTTCCGTGATTATATAATGTGATTTTTTTCGTTGGTTTAAACGTATTTGTTTGGAAAAAGGAATAATCCCCGCCTTGCGCATAATTGCTCCAGTCATCATTGTGAAGACGAATCTGAATCTCCCCTGTGCTTGCTCCCGGTGACAGCGTTCCGTTTTTAAACCCTACTTGCAGATAGGTATCTGCGCCTTTCTTAGGTTTATGTAGCGCCGTAAACTTGTGGGTCACATTTTCGCATCCGATCTGCGCGTAGTCACAGTCAAAGTTTTGGCCTTTGTTTTTCGCGTTATACCAGTAACGCACAGTGACATCTTGTAAATCAACCGCAGTGTTGCCATTATTTTTGATGTGAAGCTGCGGGCGGATTTGGTTGCCATTCACACTTCCATCCCCTGCTCTGTATTGCACAGAGAGGCTCTTTTCCTGTAACGGTTGATCTTGAATCGGCGTTTCAGGTCTGTCCTTCACCGAATCTTTGCTGCCGAGAATATTTTCTCTTACAAATGTTCCTGAAGCGGATAAATCTGACAACGGCCAGCCGCCTGTTTTAGATGCTCCCGGCTTTAATGCTGAAGATGATTCCTGCTTATCAGAAAGATTCCAGTTGACCCAGCTGATGTACTTGCTGTCGAGATAATTCAGCCATTCCCGGGACTGGTCTAGAAATACTCCGCCATTTCCCGAAGCATCGCTTGTCCCCCATTCCGTTACAAAAATAGGCGCTCCTTTGCTGAGGGCATAGTTTGCTTTATCACGTAAAAACTGGCCGTGTGTGCCGGCATAAAAATGAAGTGCGTACATGGTATTCTGATCCGCAAGCTGATCATCGGCAGCATCATTCACATCCTGGCTCCATGTACCTGTTCCGACAATGATGATGTTATCGGGATCGTTTTTACGGATGACGGAAATGACTTCTTCCGCATACGGTTTAATATCACGCTTCCAGTTCACATCGCCGTTTGGTTCGTTCGCAATTTCATAAATGACGTTTGGTGTGTTTCCATAAAGGCTTGACATTTCATTAAAGAATTCTTTTGCTTTCTCTTTATTTTGATTTGGGTTGCCGTCATTTAAGATATGCCAGTCAATGATGACATATATCCCAAGCTCTTTTGCCGCTTCAACCGCTTCTTTCACTTTGTTTTTCACAGACGGATTATCGATATAGCCGCCGTCTGCCGTATACATCGCCGCTCGGAAAACCGTAATGCCCCAATCGTCCCTCAGCCATTTTAAGCTGTCTTTATTGACAAAATCGCCAAACCATTGCAATCCGTGTGAACTGATCCCCTTCAGCTGCACCGTTTTGCCGTCTTGATTGACTAGCTGCGTGCCTTTTATGCTTAGCTGGCCATTGATTGATACTGGCGTTTTTGCCCCTGCGGCAGATGCTTTTGGAGCTGTTAAGCCGCCTGTTGCTAGTAATGTAATAAATAAACATACAATGAAGATAGAGACTGAACGTTTCATATCAGACATTTTTTCCTCCTTCAATCGTTATGTAAAAACAATGCCTAGTATCTTACCGCTCTCCTCCCTTCGCTTTTGTACCACGGACTCATTGTAAAAAGCTTTCTCATGTTTGTCTATCAACCTAATTTCTTGTTTTTAGCCAGCTTAAAAGCCTGTCTATTTGCTCTTTTCGAGTTATGTCAGATACTGCTGACACATGAGGGAACAAAGATAAAAGCATATAATCAGGACTTTACACATGATTATTTTATCAAATCAAAATATTCCGCTTCTTTCAGGCAAATAAAAAGCTGCATTCATTGAAGTGAATGCAGCTTTGTTTTTATGCTTCTTGTCTCTCATCTTCCCATGTTTCAGCGTTTTTCAGACCTGGGATGTTCTTCGATTTGAATACAGGATCAAGTCCTTGTTTACGCTGACTCGCATAATCTTTATACACTTTATAAGCTACGTTGGACAAGAGCGTAATCACAACTAAGTTAATCAGCGCCATAATTCCCATAAAGAGATCCGCCATGTCCCACACAATCTGGAACCCTGCTACACACCCAAA
The Bacillus vallismortis genome window above contains:
- a CDS encoding cellulase family glycosylhydrolase, with translation MKRSVSIFIVCLFITLLATGGLTAPKASAAGAKTPVSINGQLSIKGTQLVNQDGKTVQLKGISSHGLQWFGDFVNKDSLKWLRDDWGITVFRAAMYTADGGYIDNPSVKNKVKEAVEAAKELGIYVIIDWHILNDGNPNQNKEKAKEFFNEMSSLYGNTPNVIYEIANEPNGDVNWKRDIKPYAEEVISVIRKNDPDNIIIVGTGTWSQDVNDAADDQLADQNTMYALHFYAGTHGQFLRDKANYALSKGAPIFVTEWGTSDASGNGGVFLDQSREWLNYLDSKYISWVNWNLSDKQESSSALKPGASKTGGWPLSDLSASGTFVRENILGSKDSVKDRPETPIQDQPLQEKSLSVQYRAGDGSVNGNQIRPQLHIKNNGNTAVDLQDVTVRYWYNAKNKGQNFDCDYAQIGCENVTHKFTALHKPKKGADTYLQVGFKNGTLSPGASTGEIQIRLHNDDWSNYAQGGDYSFFQTNTFKPTKKITLYNHGKLIWGTEPK
- a CDS encoding YnfE family protein, which gives rise to MDETLKQYMMLFKKINNAINGPDYPEKETDIQHQKEQLESYETKLQQRFSTDYDYDVFADSVIKCAYGDLTLEDLEAVYDELTTPFF